From a single Thermothielavioides terrestris NRRL 8126 chromosome 1, complete sequence genomic region:
- a CDS encoding 40S ribosomal protein S1: MAVGKNKRLSKGKKGLKKKAQDPFSRKDWFAIKAPAPFAIRDVGKTLVNRTTGLKNANDALKGRIFEVSLADLQKDEDHSFRKVKLRVDEVQGKNCLTNFHGLDFTSDKLRSLVRKWQTLIEANVTVMTTDHYLLRLFAIAFTKRRPNQIKKTTYAASSQIRAIRRKMTEIIQREASSCTLTQLTSKLIPEVIGREIEKATQGIYPLQNVHIRKVKLLKQPKFDLGALMALHGESSTDEQGQKVEREFREQVLDSV; encoded by the exons ATGGCTGTTGGAAA GAACAAGAGACTGTCCAAGGGCAAGAAGGGTCTCAAGAAGAAGGCTCAAGACCCCTTCTCCCGTAAGGACTGGTTCGCCATCAAG GCCCCCGCGCCGTTCGCCATCCGAGA TGTCGGCAAGACCCTGGTCAACCGGACCACCGGTCTCAAGAACGCCAACGATGCCCTGAAGGGCCGCATCTTCGAGGTCTCGCTCGCCGACCTGCAGAAGGATGAGGACCACTCGTTCCGCAAGGTCAAGCTCCGGGTCGACGAGGTCCAGGGCAAGAACTGCCTGACCAACTTCCACGGCCTCGACTTCACCTCGGACAAGCTCCGCTCGCTCGTCCGCAAGTGGCAGACCCTCATTGAGGCCAACGTCACCGTCATGACCACCGACCACTACCTCCTCCGTCTCTTCGCCATTGCCTTCACCAAGCGCCGCCCCAACCAGATCAAGAAGACCACCTATGCCGCGTCTTCACAAATTCGGGCGATCCGCCGGAAGATGACTGAGATTATCCAGCGCGAGGCTTCGAGCTGCACCCTCACCCAGCTCACTTCGAAGCTTATTCCTGAGGTCATCGGCCGCGAGATCGAGAAGGCCACCCAGGGCATCTACCCCCTCCAGAAC GTGCACATTCGCAAGGTCAAGCTCCTCAAGCAGCCCAAGTTCGACCTGGGTGCCCTGATGGCTCTGCACGGCGAGTCGAGCACGGACGAGCAGGGCCAGAAGGTTGAGCGGGAGTTCCGTGAGCAGGTCCTCGACTCGGTATAA